The sequence CCGTGTCCGTCGCCATCTTGGCTTCATGCATCAGCAATTCGATCTTTTGCTTGCCGCTCAGGGTCGAGCCGCCCCATGCGTTTTTCCCGACGGCATCGGCGGTACGCGGCGAATAAATGGCGAGTACCTTGATATTGGCCACGGCCTCCGCTTCTTCACCCTGCTCATAAGAAACGGCTTGCTGCGGCACACGCCGAAAACGCAGGGTATCGGGCAGGCGAAAACCGGCCGACGGCGCATGGCAGGTCTTGCATTCGGCCGGGCCGGCGGCCCGGTCGAGCGCCCGGATCCGCACCCGGCCAGGGCCTGCCGGTGCGAGTGCGTAGCGGAGGCCATCGATCACCGCGCTGCCCGATACCAGTGGCCCGGCACTGCCGGCGAGTCCGGATATGGCCAGCAGTGCGTGATCGCCTGCCTGCTCACCATACCAACTACCGCCGTTCCGGTCCGATTGCGCACGGCGGGTGTCCAGCGCCACGCCGACATGGTCGAACAGGTTGAAGAGGAGACCGCCCTTGGCCGCTGGATCGTTTGGATTCAATTCCCGCAGCAGGAGCGCTGCATCGAGATCGGCGAAGCGTTCCGGCATGCCGCCGTGGAGCGTATGGGCAATATCGACGGAAAACAGGTTTTCCAATTTGGAGTGAGCCATGGTTTTTCTTTCATCTATTGTTTTTGAAAAAAGCGGCACCTGGATCGATGTCGATCGATCTTGATCAATTCAATTCAATTCAATTGAATGCAGGGATACCTATCGCGGCGATACGGACGACTCATCCTCCCGGGTCGCCGATCGGCCGGAATGGATCGCTTCTCGCTGGAGTTGGCTTAGGCCGTGCTGGAGGTCATTCATTTATCATTGCCGGCGCATCCTTCTTGGTCTTCTTATGGGCTTCAATCATTCGCCGTCGATACGGGCCGATGCAATAGCGATGCGACGGACTAGGCGGCGCCGCGACCAGCCAAGACGAAATGCGATGGACAATCGCGCCGGTATGCGTGCGGTCCCGTTTCCATGCATGTGCCGTCGCCTCGGCGGTCAAGCGGGGAATTCGTCTACGCTGATCACTGACCGCAGCAGCCTGAGCCGTATTCGGCCGCCGTGCCGGAACTTATGGGCACTTCCAGAAACCTACTTTCGGAATCCTGCGCAACGAAAAATCAACGGGTTGCGATGAGCGAAGTGTCAGGATTCGAGGTTTCTGGAAGTCCCCTTATGGCTGGCGCCGCTCGCCTGCTGATCAACCCCCTACGCGAGGCGCCTGCCGTGAGCCAGCCGTCCCCTGTCGCCGCAACCTGCCCGCCGCCCGCGCGGCAGCTGATGGCTTGCCCGGACTGCGACCTGCTGCAGCAGGTGCGCTGCGATGCCGGCCCGCAGTTGCAGCGCTGCGGCCGCTGCGGCGCCGAACTATGCAACCGCAGCCCCGGCAGCATCGGCCGCACGCTGGCGCTGCTGCTCACCGCGGTCATCCTGTTCATGATCGGCAACGGCTTTCCCATCGTCGGCATGGAACTGCAGGGCGTGCGCAGCGCGGTCAGCCTGCCCGGCGCGGTGCTGGCGCTGTGGCAGCAGGGCGAGCACGCGGTGGCCGGCGCGGTGCTGCTCACCGCCATCGTGGCGCCGGGCGCCATGCTGGCCGCACTGCTGTGGCTGTTCCTGCCGCTGGCGCTGGGCCGGGCGGCGCCCGGCGCGCGGATCACGCTGCGGCTGGTCCACCTGCTGCGGCCCTGGGGCATGATCGAAGTGTTCCTGCTCGGCACCCTGGTGGCGGCGGTCAAGCTGGCCGGCTACGCCAGCGTCCATCCGGGGCCGGCGCTGTGGTCGCTGGCCGCCATGCTGCCGGTGCTGGCCGCCATGTTCACCAGCTTCCGCGCCGACGACGTCTGGGCCGCGCTGGAGCAGGCGCCATGCTGAGCGGACCGGTCGCCGCCCGCCACGGCTTGGCCGGCTGCCGCGTCTGCGGCCTCTTGGCGCGATTGCCCGGCGGCCACGGCCGCTGCCCGCGCTGCGGCAGCCGGTTGCACCTGCGCAAGCCGGCCAGCCTGTCGCGCTGCTGGGCCTTCCTGCTCACCGCCGCCGGCTGCTACCTGCCGGCCAACCTGCTGCCGGTGATGCATACCGGCGCCTTCACCGGCGACCAGGACGACACCATCCTGAGCGGCGTGGCCTATCTGTGGACCAGCGGCTCCTGGCCGCTCGGCGCGCTGGTGTTCGTCGCCAGCATCGTGGTGCCGCTGCTCAAGATGCTGGCGCTGCTGCTGCTCCTGCTGGCCGTGCACCGCGGCCTGCGCTGGCAGCCGATGCAGCGGCTCAAGCTGTATCGGCTGCTCGAGTTCGTCGGCCGCTGGTCGATGCTCGACATCTACGTCGTCACCCTGCTGGCCGGGCTGGTGCAGGTGCAGGGCTTCGCCACCGTGGCGGCCGGACCCGGCGCGGCCGCCTTCGGCGCGGTGGTGGTGTGCACCATGCTCGCCTCGCAGAGCTTCGACCCGCGCCTGATCTGGGATTCGATGCCGCTGGCGGAAGAACCGGCGGGGCCGGCCACCCCGATCGGCGATGGAGACGCGCGCCATGGCTGAAGCCGCTCCGCCGCCGCTGCCGCCCGAGATCCCCGAGGCCGTGCCGGCGCGCCAGGGCCGGCTCACGCTGCACCTGGTCTGGGTGCTGCCCTTGGTGGCGGCCGCCATCGGCGGCTGGCTGGCGCTGCAGGCCTGGCTGGCGCGCGGGCCGGAGGTGGTGATCCGCTTCCAGTCGGCCGAGGGCATCGAGGTCGGCAAGACCCGCATCAAGTACAAGAACGTCGACATCGGCCTGGTCAAGCGGCTCGAACTGTCGGCCGACCGCAGCCGGGTGCTGGTGCACGCCGAGATCGACCGCGACGCCGCCGCCATGCTGGTCGACGACACCCGCTTCTGGGTGGTGCGGCCGCGGGTGGCGGTCGGCAGCATCTCGGGCCTGAGCACGCTGCTGTCGGGCTCCTACATCGGCATGGACGTCGGCAAGTCGGCCAACGAGCGGCGCGAATTCGAAGGCGCCGAAGTGCCGCCGGTGGTCACTGCCGGCCTGCCGGGCCGCCAGTACATCCTGCGCAGCGAGCAGCTCGGTTCGCTCGACATCGGCTCGCCGGTCTACTACCGCCGCATCGAGGTCGGCCATGTCGTCGCCTACGCGCTCGACCAGGACGGGCAGGGCATCACCGTGCAGGTGTTCATCAACGCCCCTACCAGCGCTACGTCACCAGCAACGTGCGCTTCTGGCAGGCCAGCGGGCTCGACGTCACGCTCGACGCCACCGGCTTCAAGGTCGACACCCAGTCGCTCGCCACCATCGTCGCCGGCGGCATCGCCTTCGAGGCGCCGCCGGCCCAGCCGACCGGGCCGCAGGTCAAGGAGAACACCGTGTTCCAGCTGGCCGATGACCGCGTGCTGGCGATGAAGGACCCGGACCGCGCGGCGCAGCGCTATCGCGTCTATTTCGAGGAATCGCTGCGCGGGTTGTCGGTCGGCGCGCCGATCGACCTGCGCGGGCTGCCGTTGGGCGAGGTCAGGTCGTTCGGCCTCGAATACGATGCGGCGCGCCGGCGCTACCGCTTCCCGGTCGAGATCGCGCTCTACCCCGAGCGGCTGCACGCCCAGGCACGCGGCACGCTGCCCGGCGGCGAGGACGGCGCGGCCTTGCTCGACGACATGGTGGCCAAGGGCCTGCGCGCCCAGTTGCGCAGCGGCAACCTCTTGACCGGCCAGATGCACGTCGCGCTCGACTTCTTTCCCAAGGCGCCGGCCGCCGCGGTCGACCGCTCGGGCACGCCCTGGGTGCTGCCGTCGACGCCGGGCAGCCTGGGCCAGTTGCAGGATTCGGTCGCCAATATCGTCAAGAAGGTCGAGCGCATCCCGTTCGAGGAGCTGGCCGGCGAGCTGCGCCGCGCGCTGGGCGACCTCGACGGCGCGATCAAGGACGCCGGCGGCCTGATCCGCCGGCTCGACCGCGACCTGGCGCCGCCGGCCGCCGCCGCGCTGCAGCAGGCCGAGCGCACGCTGCAGTCGGCCGAGCGGGTGCTGGCGCAGGACGCGCCGCTGCAGCAGGACCTGCGCGGCACGCTGGGCGAGGTGAAGCGCGCCGCCGATTCGCTGCGCAACCTGACCGATTACCTCGAGCGCCATCCCGAATCGCTGCTGCGCGGCAAGCCGGAGGACCCGAAATGAAAGCCGCCGCCCTGGCCGCCTGCGGCCTGGCCCTCGTGCTGGCCGCCTGCGGCACGCCGCCGCGCGAGCGCTTCTACACCTTGATGCCGGACGACGCACCGGTGCCGGCGACGCAGGCGGCCGCGCCGCCGCTTCCCGCCGTGCCGCCGTCCGCCGGCCAGCCCCCGCGCCACGCCGCCCCGCTTTGCAGCCCCCCGCTTTGCAGCGGGTGGCGCTCGGGCCGCTGACGCTGCCCGAATCGCTGCGCCGGCCGCAGCTGGTGATGCGGCTGGGCGAGCGGCTCGAGGTCTACGAGCAGCGGCGCTGGATCCAGCCGCTCGACGCCGAGATCGCCGACGCGCTGGCCGAGCGGCTCGGCCGCCGGCTGGCGGCGCCGGTCGCCACCTTGCGCCAGGCGGCCGCTGCCGGCGCGACGCGGCGCATCGCGCTCGACGTGCGCCGCTTCGAATCGACGCCGGCGATGGCCTCGCTCGACGTGCTGTGGAGCATCGCCGACGGCCTGGGCAAGCGACTCGCCGATGGCCGCACCGAGGCGCGCCAGCCGTGCGCCGATGGCGGCGAGGCGGCGCTGATCGCGGCCCACGGCGCCAATCTCGACCGGCTGGCGGCCGAGCTGGCGCAGGCGCTGGCGACCCTGCCGGCCGAATGAGGTACGGCGTCCGCGCCGTTCCCCAGACCCGCCGAGCGCAGCGGAATCCGCCGGGCGCCGTTGCCGTGCGATCGCGCTTCGCCGCGCCCGACCTGCCCGCCGCGCACGAACCACGACCTTGATCCCGATCAAGGGCGCTCCCCGCCATGACGCGTACAAGGTGGACATCAACCCACCCGGAGGAAGCGATCATGGCTTACAAGAACATCCTGGTGCACGTCGGCAGCGACGCGCGCTCCATCGTCCGCATCGACCACGCCATCGCGCTGGCGCGCCGGTTCGATGCCCACCTGACCGGCCTGTTCGTCGCGCCGCGGCCGGCGCTGCCGTTCGGCCTCGACGGCGTGGCCAGCGTCGACATCTACCCGATGCTGGAGGAACACCTGCAGGGCCTGGCCGAGCGCGCCCGCGCGACGTTCGAGCGCCAGGTGCAGCGCCAGGACGCGGTCCAGTACGAATGGCGCAGCCAGATCGGCGATCCGGTCGACGCGATCAGCCTCAACGCGCGCTACCACGACCTGGTGGTGCTGGGCCAGGACGATCCGTCGCGACCGGTCGACGGCCTGCCGCCCGGCTTCGCCGGCTCGGTCGCGCTCGGCGCCGGCCGGCCGGTGCTGGTGCTGCCGCATTCGGGCGATTTCGCCAGCCTGGGCCAGCGCGTGCTGCTGGCCTGGAACGGCCGGCCCGAGGCGACGCGCGCGCTGACCGACGCGCTGCCGCTGCTGCAGCGCGCCAGCCGGGTGATCGTGCTGGTGGTCAATGCCGACAGCGAGCCGGGCAGCCACGGCCAGGCGCCGGGCTCCGACATCGCGCTCTACCTGGCCCGCCACGGCGTGCACGCCGAGGTGCTGAACCAGACCGTGTTCGGCGTCGACGCCGGCAGCGTGCTGCTGTCGAGCGCGGCCGACCTCGAGGTCGACCTGCTGGTGATGGGCGCCTATGGCCATTCGCGGCTGCTCGAACGCATCCTCGGCGGCACCACCCAGGTGCTGCTCGATTCGATGACGGTGCCGGTGCTGATGTCGCATTGAAATCGGCGGAGCTATTTCGGCAGAGACTTCGGAATCCGCCATAGTCTCTGCTTATACTTCGACAGGCACAGGCTCGGAATAGAGTTCCGGCTTGCTGCACCGGGTGGTAGTTTCCTATCAGGAAGTCGACGATTTGGCAGTGATGCGAGAACCCACTGAAGCTGGCTTAGCGGAACTGACCGAAAAATACTTGCTGGCCGAGATGGCCCAGGCATGGTCGCACTATCGACACCTCGAAGAGACTCGGACTAAATATCTATCCTTCTTCGCCACTGTGGTGCTTACCGCTGCAGGTTTTCTCGTAACTTTGATCAAAGATGCTGGAAGATTTGATCCAACGCATTTTATCGGCGCTACATCGGTTTTTTGTCTTCTGCTCTTTGGGTTTTCTTTCTTCATTTTGGCCAATATCGCCCGGATCGGATTCGTATTGGCGGCTTACGATGCCATTATTGGTGAAGCTAGGCAGTTCATGCTGGGTGCCGATAGCCCTGCCTGCCGCTTGTGGAGCGTGCGAGAGAGAATTCCCCCTTTAGTGAGCACAGGCATCTTCGGCATACAAGCTGCCGCAATCGCTATCGTACAGATAGTTTGCTTACTGCTAGCGGGCGTGGAGGGTTATATGGGCTGGCTGGTGCTATCCGGCCGGGTCAATGCGCCGCGGTGGCAGGGTTGGATCATGGTTGCGCTCGTTCTTGCCGCGCTCCTGCTAATGCTTGCTTTCTCTATGCGCTTGAATCGCGCACGGGCAATCGGGCTCAAAGGCGCGGTTCTACC is a genomic window of Chitinimonas koreensis containing:
- a CDS encoding paraquat-inducible protein A — translated: MSQPSPVAATCPPPARQLMACPDCDLLQQVRCDAGPQLQRCGRCGAELCNRSPGSIGRTLALLLTAVILFMIGNGFPIVGMELQGVRSAVSLPGAVLALWQQGEHAVAGAVLLTAIVAPGAMLAALLWLFLPLALGRAAPGARITLRLVHLLRPWGMIEVFLLGTLVAAVKLAGYASVHPGPALWSLAAMLPVLAAMFTSFRADDVWAALEQAPC
- a CDS encoding paraquat-inducible protein A — protein: MLSGPVAARHGLAGCRVCGLLARLPGGHGRCPRCGSRLHLRKPASLSRCWAFLLTAAGCYLPANLLPVMHTGAFTGDQDDTILSGVAYLWTSGSWPLGALVFVASIVVPLLKMLALLLLLLAVHRGLRWQPMQRLKLYRLLEFVGRWSMLDIYVVTLLAGLVQVQGFATVAAGPGAAAFGAVVVCTMLASQSFDPRLIWDSMPLAEEPAGPATPIGDGDARHG
- a CDS encoding PqiB family protein, translating into MAEAAPPPLPPEIPEAVPARQGRLTLHLVWVLPLVAAAIGGWLALQAWLARGPEVVIRFQSAEGIEVGKTRIKYKNVDIGLVKRLELSADRSRVLVHAEIDRDAAAMLVDDTRFWVVRPRVAVGSISGLSTLLSGSYIGMDVGKSANERREFEGAEVPPVVTAGLPGRQYILRSEQLGSLDIGSPVYYRRIEVGHVVAYALDQDGQGITVQVFINAPTSATSPATCASGRPAGSTSRSTPPASRSTPSRSPPSSPAASPSRRRRPSRPGRRSRRTPCSSWPMTACWR
- a CDS encoding MlaD family protein, yielding MKDPDRAAQRYRVYFEESLRGLSVGAPIDLRGLPLGEVRSFGLEYDAARRRYRFPVEIALYPERLHAQARGTLPGGEDGAALLDDMVAKGLRAQLRSGNLLTGQMHVALDFFPKAPAAAVDRSGTPWVLPSTPGSLGQLQDSVANIVKKVERIPFEELAGELRRALGDLDGAIKDAGGLIRRLDRDLAPPAAAALQQAERTLQSAERVLAQDAPLQQDLRGTLGEVKRAADSLRNLTDYLERHPESLLRGKPEDPK
- a CDS encoding PqiC family protein, with translation MQPPALQRVALGPLTLPESLRRPQLVMRLGERLEVYEQRRWIQPLDAEIADALAERLGRRLAAPVATLRQAAAAGATRRIALDVRRFESTPAMASLDVLWSIADGLGKRLADGRTEARQPCADGGEAALIAAHGANLDRLAAELAQALATLPAE
- a CDS encoding universal stress protein, which produces MAYKNILVHVGSDARSIVRIDHAIALARRFDAHLTGLFVAPRPALPFGLDGVASVDIYPMLEEHLQGLAERARATFERQVQRQDAVQYEWRSQIGDPVDAISLNARYHDLVVLGQDDPSRPVDGLPPGFAGSVALGAGRPVLVLPHSGDFASLGQRVLLAWNGRPEATRALTDALPLLQRASRVIVLVVNADSEPGSHGQAPGSDIALYLARHGVHAEVLNQTVFGVDAGSVLLSSAADLEVDLLVMGAYGHSRLLERILGGTTQVLLDSMTVPVLMSH